A stretch of Gasterosteus aculeatus chromosome 4, fGasAcu3.hap1.1, whole genome shotgun sequence DNA encodes these proteins:
- the slc44a1b gene encoding choline transporter-like protein 1 isoform X4: MGCCGSAERTKREWRPLEDRSCTDLPWLLLFTVFCVGMGSICSFTIVTGGAARLVFGYDSYGNTCGRRNEVIEGVRLSGLDHTDRKFIFFLDPCNVDIVQRKIKSTALCVSLCPTEELKTYQDLKSFAMLNGSELCSYELAGHKYPALPERFSKCPKLPVPPSKPLPVFNRCTPVDISCYAKFAEAVVTFVSDNSVLHRLIAGVAASKEIIIGLCVLALVLSMILMVIIRYISAVLVWILTAMVVLGSLAGTSVLWWLYIDHRLYGNYTTNQVTEEAELNRENGQALLVYAGAATAFTIILLLLMLFMRKRVALTIALFHVAGKVFIHLPLLTLQPFVTFFALLLFWIYWILVLLFLGTSGNSVQNEETGLTEFRLTGPLQYLTWYHAVGLVWITEFILACQQMTVAGAVVTYYFTRDKNRLPVTPILSSVLRLVRYHLGTVAKGAFIITLVKIPRLFLMYIHNQLKGKENACARCLLKTCICCLWCLEKCLNYLNQNAYAATAINSTGFCTSARDAFVILVENALRVATINAVGDFVLFLGKVLIVTSTAFAGVLLLNYQRDYAEWLLPLIIVCLFSFLVAHCFLSIFEIVVDVLFLCFAIDTKYNDGTPGKEFFMDKALMEFVESSRRLGRAVERGRSRVKAAVSEGAGIKPMERCHPRSGVCERAAPGVKR, encoded by the exons ATGGGATGCTGCGGGAGCGCGGAG aggaCTAAGAGAGAATGGAGACCGCTGGAGGACCGGAGCTGCACCGACCTGCCGTGGCTCCTGCTCTTCACCGTCTTCTGCGTTGGCATG GGCAGCATCTGCAGCTTCACCATCGTCACCGGCGGCGCCGCTCGCCTCGTGTTCGGATACGACAGCTACGGCAACACATGTGGGCGCCGCAACGAGGTAATCGAAGGCGTCCGGCTGAGCGGCCTGGACCACACTGACAGAAA GTTCATCTTTTTCTTGGATCCGTGTAACGTGGACATCGTCCAGAGGAAGATCAAGTCCACGGCtctatgtgtgtctctgtgtcccacCGAGGAACTGAAGACCTACCAGGACCTCAAGAGCTTCGCTATGCTCAACG GTTCGGAGTTGTGTTCCTACGAGCTAGCAGGTCATAAATATCCGGCTCTACCCGAGAGGTTCTCTAAATGTCCCAAGCTTCCTGTTCCCCCCAG CAAGCCGTTGCCGGTGTTTAATCGCTGTACTCCGGTGGATATTTCCTGCTATGCTAAGTTTGCTGAGGCCGTAGTGACCTTTGTGAGTGATAACAGCGTTCTCCACCGTCTAATCGCCGGTGTTGCTGCCAGTAAAGAGATCATCATCGGCCTGTGTGTTCTGGCTCTGG TCCTCTCCATGATCCTCATGGTGATAATTCGTTACATCTCAGCCGTCCTTGTGTGGATCCTCACCGCGATGGTCGTCCTGGGATCCCTCG CGGGGACCAGCGTCCTCTGGTGGCTTTACATCGACCACCGGCTTTACGGGAATTACACCACCAATCAGGtgacggaggaggcggagcttaacAGGGAAAACGGCCAGGCACTGCTCGTTTACGCCGGCGCCGCCACCGCCTTCACT ATCATCTTGCTGCTGTTGATGCTGTTCATGAGGAAACGAGTGGCTCTGACCATCGCTCTGTTCCACGTGGCGGGAAAAGTCTTCATCCACCTGCCCCTCCTCACCCTGCAGCCCTTCGTTACTTTCTTTGCCCTCCTGCTTTTCTGGATTTACTGGATCCTGGTCTTGCTCTTCCTGGGTACCAGCG GGAACTCCGTCCAGAACGAAGAGACGGGTCTAACAGAGTTCAGACTGACGGGTCCTCTGCAGTACCTGACCTGGTACCATGCGGTGGGTCTGGTCTGGATCACTGAGTTCATCCTGGCCTGCCAGCAGATGACTGTGGCCGGAGCTGTGGTCACCTACTACTTCACCAG GGACAAGAACCGGCTCCCGGTGACCCCGATCCTGTCGTCTGTCCTGAGGCTGGTAAGGTATCACCTGGGAACGGTTGCTAAGGGAGCCTTCATCATCACGCTGGTCAAGATCCCCCGACTTTTCCTCATGTACATCCACAACCAGCTTAAAGGAAAG GAGAACGCGTGTGCTCGCTGTCTGCTGAAGACTTGCATCTGCTGTCTGTGGTGTTTGGAGAAGTGCCTCAACTATCTCAATCAG aatgcttATGCAGCCACGGCGATCAACAGCACCGGCTTCTGCACGTCTGCTCGCGACGCCTTTGTGATCCTGGTGGAGAATGCTCTGCGTGTCGCCACCATCAACGCTGTGGGAGACTTTGTGCTTTTCCTGGGGAAG GTCCTGATCGTGACGTCAACGGCCTTTGCTGGTGTCCTTCTGCTGAACTACCAGCGAGATTACGCCGAGTGGTTGCTGCCTCTGATCATCGTgtgtctcttctccttcctggtGGCTCACTgctttctctccatctttgaAATTGTGGTGgacgtcctcttcctctgcttcgCTATCGACACCAAGTACAACGACGGCACTCCGGGGAAGGAGTTCTTCATGGACAAAGCTCTGATG GAGTTCGTGGAGAGCAGCCGGCGGCTAGGGCGAGCCGTGGAGCGTGGGCGGAGCCGGGTGAAAGCAGCGGTGTCAGAGGGGGCGGGGATAAAGCCCATG